In the Streptomyces sp. f51 genome, one interval contains:
- a CDS encoding glycoside hydrolase, producing MIRRRTLLAAAGGTVLGGALATGTARADATIAVNPSTTYGKWEGWGTSLAWWANVFGARDDFADLFFTTRSTTYNGVSRPGLGLNIARYNLGACSWNSVGGETMAASANIPSFKQIEGYWQDWNNEDPTSSAWKWTADATQRAALTRATARGATSELFANSPMWWMCLNHNPSGASGGGNNLQSWNYRQHASHLAAVALYARTNWGVDFATVEAFNEPSSAWWTSTGTQEGCHMDAAVQSAVLPYLRSELDKRGLTGTKISASDETSYDLARTTWASFGSTTKALVDRVDVHGYQGSGGRRDLLYTDAVTTSRKVLWNSEYGDGDGTGLTLASNLLLDFRWLHPTAWVYWQVMDPTAGWGMIKYDASTLTAGAVETKLYVMAQFSRHIRPGMTIVDTGVDYAVAAYDATAKRLVIVAANKGTSAQTLTFDLSRFTTVAGGTGGLVPRWNTLTSGTGDLYTSRTDTYLSGKSLAVPFAAGAVQTVQVDGVTA from the coding sequence ACCCCTCGACGACGTACGGGAAATGGGAGGGATGGGGCACCTCGCTGGCCTGGTGGGCCAACGTCTTCGGCGCCCGCGACGACTTCGCCGACCTCTTCTTCACCACCAGGTCGACGACGTACAACGGCGTTTCCCGCCCGGGCCTGGGCCTGAACATCGCCCGCTACAACCTCGGCGCGTGCTCCTGGAACAGCGTGGGCGGCGAGACCATGGCCGCCTCCGCGAACATCCCCTCCTTCAAGCAGATCGAGGGCTACTGGCAGGACTGGAACAACGAGGACCCCACGTCCTCGGCCTGGAAGTGGACGGCGGACGCCACCCAGCGCGCCGCGCTCACCAGGGCGACGGCACGCGGCGCGACGAGTGAGCTGTTCGCCAACTCCCCGATGTGGTGGATGTGCCTGAACCACAACCCCTCGGGCGCGTCCGGGGGCGGCAACAACCTCCAGTCCTGGAACTACCGCCAGCACGCCTCCCACCTCGCGGCCGTCGCCCTCTACGCGAGGACGAACTGGGGGGTGGACTTCGCCACCGTGGAGGCGTTCAACGAGCCCTCCTCCGCCTGGTGGACGTCCACCGGCACCCAGGAGGGCTGCCACATGGACGCGGCCGTCCAGTCGGCCGTACTCCCCTACCTGCGCAGCGAGTTGGACAAGCGGGGCCTGACGGGCACGAAGATCTCCGCGTCGGACGAGACGAGCTACGACCTGGCCCGTACGACATGGGCCTCCTTCGGCTCGACGACCAAGGCCCTGGTCGACCGGGTCGACGTGCACGGCTACCAGGGTTCGGGCGGCCGCCGTGACCTCCTCTACACGGACGCCGTGACGACCTCCCGCAAGGTCCTGTGGAACTCCGAGTACGGCGACGGCGACGGCACCGGCCTGACCCTGGCGAGCAACCTCCTGCTCGACTTCCGCTGGCTGCACCCGACCGCCTGGGTCTACTGGCAGGTGATGGACCCCACGGCGGGCTGGGGCATGATCAAGTACGACGCGAGCACCCTGACGGCCGGCGCGGTCGAGACGAAGCTCTACGTGATGGCCCAGTTCAGCCGCCACATCCGCCCGGGAATGACGATCGTGGACACGGGCGTGGACTACGCGGTGGCGGCGTACGACGCGACGGCGAAGCGTCTGGTGATCGTCGCGGCGAACAAGGGCACGTCCGCCCAGACCCTGACCTTCGACCTCTCCCGCTTCACCACGGTCGCCGGCGGCACGGGCGGCCTGGTCCCGCGCTGGAACACCCTGACCTCCGGCACCGGCGACCTCTACACGTCCCGCACGGACACCTACCTGAGCGGCAAGTCCCTGGCGGTGCCGTTCGCGGCAGGGGCGGTGCAGACGGTGCAGGTGGATGGGGTGACGGCCTGA